One Bradyrhizobium sp. CCGB12 genomic window carries:
- a CDS encoding xanthine dehydrogenase family protein subunit M, whose amino-acid sequence MLSFELCEPHTLEDAFDLLGHDDPGVRPMGGGTALMLMMKAQMFKPMRLVSLRRIAPFSGLALSEDGARLRIGAMATFSEIEHSDVVRRHFPAVVQAMKTLANVRVRNVASVGGNLAHADPHLDLPPLWMAHDATARLVSKNGERVIPVAEIFRGYYETSISDGELISEICVPLREGWRSTYAKITTRAIHDWPALGIAVSLQLEGGVVRDLRIVLSAALDKPTRLRAAEEVLRGGEVDEVRLRRAGEAAVAEVEIHSDSRGSASYKNHLLRVHLARALQSVIGG is encoded by the coding sequence ATGCTGAGCTTTGAACTTTGCGAGCCGCATACACTGGAGGATGCCTTCGACCTCCTGGGCCACGATGATCCAGGTGTGCGTCCGATGGGGGGCGGTACCGCGCTCATGCTGATGATGAAGGCTCAGATGTTCAAGCCGATGAGGCTTGTGAGCCTGCGGCGCATCGCTCCCTTTTCTGGTCTGGCATTGAGCGAAGATGGTGCGCGACTGCGCATTGGCGCAATGGCCACGTTTTCAGAGATTGAGCACTCTGACGTCGTTCGAAGGCATTTCCCGGCCGTTGTTCAGGCCATGAAGACGCTTGCCAACGTGCGGGTGCGAAATGTCGCGTCCGTGGGTGGAAACCTGGCTCACGCAGATCCGCATCTCGACTTGCCGCCGCTTTGGATGGCGCATGATGCCACGGCCCGCCTTGTCAGCAAGAATGGAGAGCGGGTTATTCCCGTCGCGGAGATATTTCGTGGCTATTACGAGACCTCGATCTCGGACGGCGAGCTGATTTCAGAGATTTGTGTGCCACTTCGCGAGGGCTGGCGGTCGACGTACGCAAAGATCACCACTCGCGCCATCCATGATTGGCCGGCGTTGGGCATCGCCGTATCCCTTCAGCTGGAGGGAGGTGTCGTTAGAGATTTGCGCATTGTTCTGAGCGCGGCTCTCGATAAACCGACGCGGCTGAGAGCGGCGGAGGAGGTCCTGCGAGGGGGCGAAGTCGACGAGGTGCGCCTGCGACGTGCCGGCGAAGCGGCTGTTGCGGAGGTCGAAATCCATTCCGATAGCCGCGGTTCTGCTTCTTACAAGAACCATTTGTTGCGCGTGCATCTTGCGCGCGCGCTTCAGTCCGTCATTGGAGGTTGA
- a CDS encoding xanthine dehydrogenase family protein molybdopterin-binding subunit, protein MVDMMPVGNIGRSVTRLEAREKVTGRAEYVHHLRLPGMLYGKIFRSTVPHALIKSVDISAARAVEGVFRVVTIDDIRTVIPNPYYGPAFHDQPILADGKVRFAGEPVAVVLASDPRVAEYAAGLITAEYEELPAVFDEVEAMTSSVCVHDELKPAATFPDLQHLKGRSGTNVALDYKLVRGDVEAGFKSADHVFEHTFRCQQAMHTPMEPFVSVADVQDGRMTLHTASQGPSFVRIEMARLLGWPENRVRVKVPHIGGGFGGKLYIKLEALVTALSLLIQRPVKISLTMEEQFFMVTKHACTFTIKSGVNNDGKIVARRCKIFWNGGAYADIGPRVTQKAGFTSAGPYDIENVAINSYAVYTNRPPAGALRGFGAPQTAWAYECHTDMIAEALKLDKIEFRRQNLLREGRPQASGTIVRDAALDKVLDQVISRMGWHSPLERGSGTIRRGRGVALGIKGITSPTTSVAIVNLYGDGSCGLYIGTVDMGQGSDTVMAQIAAEVLGLNAEAIRVIHPDTDVTPYDMGTLGSRSTFHMGTAVRLAAEDAKAKISALAVELGLAPNSNIPLSEMLRKKYGMQAGNIIGTGSFIPAYKKPDPETGQSVNATPFWGIGGAGAEVEIDTETGRISVTKLVNVVDAGVALNPTLVRQQVSGSAIMQLGFTMTENMIFRDGQLTNGSLADYKIPSLLDIPPQFINEFVDSRQTTGPFGAKGTGETSSISLSPAIGNAVADALGIHMTDLPLTPESIFRAIQLKNGTPLAED, encoded by the coding sequence ATGGTGGACATGATGCCGGTTGGGAACATTGGCCGGTCGGTCACGCGTCTCGAAGCGCGTGAAAAGGTGACGGGGCGTGCGGAGTACGTCCATCATCTCCGGCTTCCGGGAATGCTTTACGGAAAGATTTTCCGTAGCACCGTCCCGCATGCGCTTATTAAGAGCGTCGACATCTCGGCAGCGCGGGCCGTGGAGGGGGTCTTCCGTGTCGTTACGATCGACGACATCCGGACTGTCATTCCGAATCCCTACTATGGGCCGGCGTTTCACGATCAGCCCATCCTGGCGGACGGAAAGGTTCGTTTTGCCGGAGAGCCAGTGGCGGTCGTGCTGGCGTCGGATCCGCGTGTTGCGGAATATGCGGCGGGCCTGATTACTGCGGAGTACGAGGAGCTCCCCGCAGTGTTTGACGAGGTCGAGGCAATGACTTCGAGCGTCTGCGTTCATGACGAGCTCAAGCCGGCCGCGACGTTCCCCGATCTGCAGCACCTAAAGGGCCGGAGCGGCACAAACGTCGCTCTCGACTACAAGCTCGTGCGGGGCGACGTCGAGGCCGGATTCAAGTCGGCCGACCACGTCTTCGAGCACACCTTCCGCTGTCAGCAGGCGATGCACACTCCCATGGAGCCTTTCGTCTCCGTCGCCGACGTGCAGGACGGGCGCATGACGCTGCATACGGCATCGCAAGGGCCGTCGTTCGTGCGCATTGAGATGGCTCGCCTGCTTGGATGGCCGGAAAATCGCGTACGCGTCAAGGTTCCGCACATCGGCGGTGGCTTTGGCGGCAAGCTCTACATCAAGCTTGAAGCATTGGTGACCGCGCTATCTCTCCTGATTCAGCGCCCAGTCAAAATCTCACTCACCATGGAAGAGCAGTTCTTCATGGTGACCAAGCACGCCTGCACTTTCACCATCAAGAGCGGTGTCAACAACGACGGGAAGATCGTCGCGCGCCGCTGCAAGATCTTCTGGAACGGTGGCGCGTATGCGGACATCGGCCCCCGCGTGACTCAGAAGGCGGGTTTTACGTCGGCGGGTCCATACGACATCGAGAACGTCGCGATCAACTCGTATGCGGTTTACACGAACCGTCCGCCGGCAGGTGCTCTTCGGGGCTTTGGAGCGCCGCAGACCGCGTGGGCGTACGAGTGCCATACCGACATGATCGCGGAGGCACTTAAGCTCGATAAGATCGAATTTCGACGCCAGAATCTTTTGCGCGAAGGCCGGCCCCAGGCATCCGGCACGATTGTGCGCGACGCGGCACTCGACAAGGTGCTTGATCAAGTGATCAGCCGAATGGGATGGCACAGTCCCTTAGAGAGAGGGAGCGGAACCATTCGTCGCGGTCGCGGCGTCGCGCTGGGTATCAAGGGCATCACATCGCCGACCACGTCAGTTGCGATCGTCAATCTCTACGGCGATGGAAGCTGCGGCTTGTATATCGGTACCGTCGACATGGGACAGGGCTCCGATACGGTCATGGCCCAGATCGCCGCTGAAGTTCTCGGCCTCAATGCCGAAGCTATTCGCGTTATCCATCCTGATACCGATGTCACGCCGTATGACATGGGCACATTGGGATCCCGCTCGACATTTCATATGGGGACGGCGGTGCGCCTGGCAGCGGAAGATGCAAAGGCGAAGATCTCAGCACTGGCGGTCGAGCTGGGCCTAGCGCCGAACAGCAACATCCCGCTCAGCGAGATGTTGCGGAAGAAGTATGGAATGCAAGCTGGCAACATCATCGGAACCGGCAGCTTTATTCCAGCCTACAAGAAGCCGGATCCTGAGACCGGTCAGTCGGTGAACGCAACCCCATTTTGGGGCATCGGCGGCGCCGGCGCCGAAGTTGAGATCGATACGGAAACCGGTCGCATCTCGGTGACCAAGCTGGTCAACGTCGTGGATGCGGGCGTCGCGCTCAATCCCACCTTGGTCAGGCAGCAGGTTTCTGGCTCGGCGATCATGCAACTCGGTTTCACGATGACTGAGAACATGATCTTCCGCGATGGTCAGCTCACCAACGGATCGCTGGCCGATTACAAGATTCCGTCTCTGTTGGATATTCCCCCGCAGTTCATCAACGAGTTCGTCGACTCGCGACAGACCACCGGGCCATTTGGCGCAAAGGGCACGGGCGAAACATCGTCCATTTCACTGTCGCCCGCAATCGGCAACGCGGTGGCGGATGCGCTCGGGATCCATATGACCGACTTGCCGCTGACGCCGGAATCCATCTTCCGCGCCATCCAACTCAAGAATGGTACGCCGCTGGCGGAGGACTGA
- a CDS encoding GMC family oxidoreductase, with protein sequence MNPRETDALAKGDYLNLLEEGLVHGRLDRRRFMKLALAAGASLAAVQAAAQTLGDAAITQRYNSQNLKPTYDYIVVGSGSGGAVVAGRLAAKTDANVLVLEAGGTDQLDAVLNPSLWTSNIRTDREWGFTAEPNAKVNGRSLILPMGKVVGGGSSINAMIWARGHKNDFDFWAAETGDDAWSYKKVLQIYKRIEDWHGKPDPDRRGTGGPVYVDRVRDVNPVAPAFVEACGTVGIPAFEDMNGEMMEGNGGVALANVRIRDGRRLNIPSAYLWENLKRKNITLLTGATVQKLEFSGTTVKGVTFVKDGTVHTVRATSRVVLSAGAINTPKLLMLSGIGRAQDLKPLGIDVRHDLQGVGQNFQDHILAGGCIWEYKTPLPPANSGAEATFFWKSNSALDTPDMQPFCEEIPYASEVTGKQYEVPAGSWTIAPGIVRPRSTGEVKLTSTDFSVAPKIDGGFLREDADLTALVHCIELCREIGNSAPLSKFAKREVMPGPLSKAALADFARNATGTYFHESCTCKMGKGETSVVDGKLSVHGIEGLSIADASVMPRITTGNTMAPTVIIGERMADILTG encoded by the coding sequence ATGAATCCACGAGAAACTGACGCGCTCGCTAAGGGCGACTACCTGAATTTGCTGGAAGAAGGGCTTGTGCACGGTCGTCTTGATCGCCGGCGCTTCATGAAGCTCGCGCTGGCCGCTGGAGCCAGTCTTGCCGCCGTGCAAGCAGCTGCTCAGACGCTCGGCGATGCAGCGATAACTCAGCGCTACAACTCCCAAAATCTGAAACCGACCTACGACTACATCGTCGTAGGCTCGGGCTCAGGCGGTGCCGTCGTAGCCGGCCGCCTTGCTGCCAAAACCGACGCAAATGTGCTCGTACTCGAGGCGGGCGGCACCGATCAGCTCGATGCGGTGCTCAACCCGAGCCTCTGGACCAGCAACATCCGCACTGATCGTGAATGGGGTTTCACCGCTGAGCCGAACGCCAAGGTCAATGGGAGGTCGCTTATCCTGCCCATGGGCAAGGTCGTTGGCGGCGGCTCATCGATAAACGCCATGATTTGGGCGCGAGGCCACAAGAACGATTTTGACTTCTGGGCTGCTGAAACCGGCGACGACGCGTGGAGCTATAAGAAGGTCCTGCAGATCTACAAGCGGATCGAGGACTGGCACGGAAAGCCCGATCCGGACCGTAGAGGCACGGGCGGTCCTGTCTATGTCGATCGGGTTCGGGACGTGAACCCTGTTGCGCCTGCATTTGTCGAGGCTTGTGGCACGGTGGGCATCCCGGCATTCGAGGATATGAATGGCGAGATGATGGAGGGCAATGGCGGTGTCGCGTTGGCGAATGTGCGTATTCGCGATGGACGCCGGCTGAACATTCCATCGGCCTATCTATGGGAGAATCTCAAGCGAAAGAACATCACGCTGCTGACCGGAGCTACGGTTCAAAAACTCGAGTTTAGCGGCACGACGGTAAAAGGCGTGACTTTCGTGAAGGATGGGACCGTGCATACGGTTAGAGCCACATCGCGGGTGGTCCTGTCCGCGGGCGCGATCAATACGCCCAAGCTATTGATGCTGTCGGGCATTGGCCGCGCGCAGGATCTCAAACCCCTGGGCATAGATGTGCGCCATGACCTGCAGGGTGTCGGGCAAAACTTCCAAGATCACATCCTGGCGGGTGGTTGCATCTGGGAATACAAGACCCCGCTGCCTCCGGCCAACAGCGGTGCTGAGGCGACTTTCTTCTGGAAGTCTAACTCCGCGTTGGACACACCCGATATGCAGCCGTTCTGCGAGGAAATACCTTATGCAAGCGAGGTGACGGGCAAGCAGTACGAAGTGCCGGCTGGTTCATGGACGATCGCCCCTGGCATCGTGCGACCGCGCAGCACCGGCGAAGTCAAGTTGACATCAACAGATTTCTCGGTCGCTCCCAAAATCGACGGCGGCTTTCTTCGCGAGGATGCCGATCTCACGGCGCTGGTCCACTGCATCGAGCTTTGCCGCGAAATCGGCAATTCGGCGCCGCTCTCGAAGTTCGCCAAGCGTGAGGTGATGCCTGGTCCGCTGTCGAAGGCGGCGCTTGCCGACTTCGCTCGCAATGCAACCGGAACGTATTTCCACGAGAGCTGCACCTGCAAAATGGGCAAGGGCGAGACATCGGTGGTCGACGGCAAGCTTTCGGTTCACGGAATCGAAGGCCTTTCGATCGCAGATGCTTCGGTCATGCCGCGTATCACGACCGGTAACACTATGGCGCCGACCGTGATCATTGGCGAACGCATGGCGGACATCCTGACTGGCTAA